A window from Thamnophis elegans isolate rThaEle1 unplaced genomic scaffold, rThaEle1.pri scaffold_38_arrow_ctg1, whole genome shotgun sequence encodes these proteins:
- the LOC116523502 gene encoding vomeronasal type-2 receptor 26-like → MVSFTMLVLFLLPQWVSCSPETKCIVSKPLPIQYKYYESGDIIIGGIISQIYMLSDLTTFRRHMSEEPVGDVIYFMARWTYFASLKLLSSKDHFIPNYKCDSQDSTVAVIAGPNSHIYQHIANVLRIYKVPQIIYGSAPLMNNYDQADVFHQMFPDDDDQTMGILQLLLHFKWIWIGLVFFESHSGERFVQNAYILFSQKGICFDFIQELPKESFSADISIMVDDWLETYKNIMQGTANVVIIYGENQIMIFWRMIPYVSTYEDVSMKTKVWIMTAQMEFTSLPFQKIWGLDFIHGALSFSVSSKEVLGFEEFVRTRNPTFKNQDSFINVFWEQVFDCSLPKAFIDEKTGDKCTGNEKMEDLPASVFEMGMTGQSYNVYNAVYNIAYALQAMYSSKFRHRTNASNGRKFLQNQLWQIHYYLRSVSFNNSAGEKVSFDQNGKLIAAFDIINWVTFPNKSFIRVKVGKIDPLAQPEAVLTISADDIIWPTMFNQIHPLSLCNSHCPSGYRKTKIEEKPFCCYECLPCSKGKFSNKSDMEECFNCPEDHYPSNKQDFCIPKSISFLSYKEPLGLSLTTVAIFFTSLTALVLGIFLKYRDTPIVRANNQNLTYTLLIALLLSFLCSFLFIGQPEKWICLFRQIAFGIIFSVAVSCILAKTIIVVLAFLVTKPGSRMMKWVGGRLSLSIVVSCSFIQITICTIWVVIYPPFPDFSAHSVAEEIVLECNEGSTIMFYCVLGFMGFLAIVSFTVAFLSRNLPDSFNEAKFITFSMLLFCSVWISFVPTYLSTKGKYMVAVEIFSILASSGGLLSCIFFPKCFVILVLPELNNKAHLTRKKSRF, encoded by the exons ATGGTGTCCTTCACAATGCTAGTATTGTTCTTATTACCCCAATGGGTATCCTGTAGCCCTGAAACTAAATGTATTGTTAGCAAACCTCTTCCTATTCAATATAAATATTATGAATCAGGAGATATCATCATTGGGGGCATTATTTCTCAAATCTACATGCTTTCAGATCTGACAACATTCAGAAGACATATGTCTGAGGAGCCGGTTGGGGATGTCAT CTATTTCATGGCAAGATGGACTTATTTTGCTTCATTGAAGCTTCTCTCCAGTAAGGACCATTTCATCCCTAATTATAAATGTGATAGCCAGGACAGTACAGTTGCTGTCATTGCAGGACCAAACTCTCACATCTATCAACACATAGCCAACGTTTTGAGGATTTATAAAGTCCCACAG ATCATCTATGGCTCTGCTCCACTGATGAATAACTATGACCAGGCTGATGTTTTTCATCAAATGTTTCCAGATGATGATGATCAAACTATGGGGATTCTCCAGTTGCTACTGCATTTCAAATGGATATGGATTGGGTTAGTTTTCTTTGAAAGTCACAGTGGTGAAAGGTTTGTACAGAATGCATACATCTTATTTTCCCAGAAAGGTATCTGCTTCGATTTCATACAAGAACTACCCAAAGAATCTTTTTCTGCTGATATAAGTATAATGGTAGATGACTGGCTTGAAACATACAAAAATATCATGCAGGGCACTGCCAATGTTGTCATCATATATGGAGAAAATCAGATCATGATATTTTGGAGAATGATTCCCTATGTTTCAACATATGAAGATGTATCCATGAAAACCAAAGTATGGATTATGACAGCCCAGATGGAGTTCACATCCCTTCCTTTTCAAAAAATCTGGGGGCTAGATTTCATCCATGGTGCTCTATCATTTTCAGTTTCCTCAAAAGAAGTCTTAGGATTTGAGGAATTTGTGCGGACTCGAAATCCAACTTTCAAAAACCAGGACAGCTTCATCAATGTCTTCTGGGAACAGGTATTTGATTGCTCTTTACCAAAGGCCTTCATAGATGAAAAGACTGGAGATAAATGCACTGGGAATGAGAAGATGGAAGATCTTCCTGCATCTGTTTTTGAAATGGGTATGACTGGCCAGAGCTACAATGTTTACAATGCTGTTTATAATATAGCATATGCTCTGCAAGCCATGTATTCATCCAAATTCAGACACAGAACAAATGCCAGCAATGGAAGAAAGTTTCTTCAGAATCAACTATGGCAG ATCCACTACTATTTGAGaagtgtttcatttaacaacagtgctggGGAAAAGGTCTCCTTTGATCAAAATGGGAAGTTAATTGCTGCTTTTGATATTATTAACTGGGTCACATTCCCGAATAAGTCCTTCATTAGAGTCAAAGTTGGAAAGATAGACCCTTTGGCTCAACCAGAAGCAGTTCTCACTATTTCTGCAGATGACATCATCTGGCCCACCATGTTTAACCag ATACATCCTCTTTCTCTATGCAACAGCCATTGTCCTTCAGGTTATAGGAAAACAAAAATTGAAGAGAAGCCATTTTGTTGTTATGAATGCCTTCCATGTTCCAAAGGGAAGTTTTCAAACAAGAGTg ACATGGAGGAGTGCTTTAATTGTCCAGAAGATCATTATCCAAGCAATAAACAGGACTTCTGCATTCCAAAAAGTATAAGCTTTTTGTCCTACAAAGAACCCTTGGGACTCAGTTTGACCACTGTTGCCATTTTCTTTACTTCTTTAACAGCTTTGGTTCTTGGAATTTTCCTTAAGTATAGAGACACTCCTATTGTCAGAGCCAACAACCAAAACCTTACCTATACCCTTCTAATAGCACTGTTGTTGTCCTTTCTATGTTCTTTTCTATTCATTGGCCAACCAGAAAAGTGGATATGTCTTTTTCGACAAATTgcttttggcatcatcttctccGTGGCAGTTTCTTGCATATTGGCCAAAACAATCATTGTAGTACTTGCTTTTCTGGTTACCAAGCCAGGATCTAGAATGATGAAATGGGTAGGGGGCAGGCTAAGCCTTTCTATTGTTGTTTCATGCTCCTTTATTCAAATAACTATCTGTACTATCTGGGTTGTAATTTATCCACCTTTCCCAGATTTTAGTGCCCACTCGGTAGCAGAAGAGATTGTACTAGAATGTAATGAAGGTTCTACTATCATGTTCTATTGTGTTTTGGGATTTATGGGCTTCCTGGCAATTGTCAGCTTCACTGTGGCTTTCCTAAGTAGAAATCTACCAGAcagttttaatgaagccaagtttatcaccttcagcatgttgctgttttgcagtgtttggatatcTTTTGTTCCAACTTACCTTAGcaccaaaggaaaatatatggtggctgtggagatcttctccatcttagcTTCCAGTGGTGGTTTACTGAGCTGTATCTTCTTCCCCAAATGCTTTGTTATTTTAGTATTACCCGAGCTGAACAATAAGGCACATTTAACTAGGAAAAAAAGCAGATTTTAA